A region from the Medicago truncatula cultivar Jemalong A17 chromosome 6, MtrunA17r5.0-ANR, whole genome shotgun sequence genome encodes:
- the LOC25495203 gene encoding uncharacterized protein, producing the protein MTRKCFMLFFAFIVLLGLLSPTSATPPPAKIVTGVVSNVVSSLLKWIWSLKSKPKVKVPVQHSRSMVKFESGYNVETIFDGSKLGIEPHSIEISQDGEYLVLDSENSNIYKISSPMSRYSKPKLLAGSSEGYIGHIDGRSRDARLNHPKGLTVDDSGNIYIADTLNMAIRKISDEGVTTIAGGGKRGQLGGHVDGPSEDAKFSNDFDLIYARSSCSLLVDDRGNQAIREIQLNQDDCITSTTTTNDEYEYDNSFPLGIAALVSAGFFGYMLALLKRRVTDMFSSSDDSRAHIRTKGTPFASQQRPPPKSVRPPLIPNEDEFEKHDEGFFVSLGRLLVNSSSSMGEIFLSLFLGSKRKPLSYHQYQQHQQQYHYANRQHSNSWPMQESFVIPDGDEPPPNMETKTPTQRKTYPYTNKELEMLEKTRDNGFYETNIFPPPVPINRQTESTISKHNRAYLNMLDKSYDHEQLQQHHHHHHQEQQQHQNHHQQPQHSKVQSHYSSTTPSSYYEKNCETNEIVFGAVQEHDGRREAMVIKAVDYGDPKFSHHNIRPRLNYVGYSHNY; encoded by the exons ATGACTAGGAAATGTTTCATGTTGTTTTTTGCTTTTATTGTTCTACTTGGTTTGTTATCTCCAACTTCAGCTACACCACCACCTGCTA AAATTGTTACTGGAGTTGTTTCAAATGTTGTTTCTTCTCTTCTTAAATGGATATGGTCACTAAAATCCAAACCAAAAGTTAAAGTACCAG TGCAACATAGTCGATCCATGGTGAAATTTGAGAGTGGTTACAATGTGGAAACAATATTTGATGGAAGTAAGCTTGGAATTGAGCCACACTCAATTGAAATATCTCAAGATGGTGAATATTTGGTTCTGGATTCTGAGAACAGTAACATCTACAAGATCTCAAGTCCAATGTCAAGAT ATAGCAAACCAAAACTGCTTGCTGGATCTTCTGAGGGGTATATTGGACACATAGATGGAAGGTCtagagatgcaagacttaaccACCCTAAAGGACTTACAGTTGATGACAGTGGCAATATTTACATTGCAGACACATTGAATATGGCCATCAGAAAGATCAGTGATGAAG GGGTAACAACCATTGCAGGTGGAGGAAAAAGAGGCCAATTAGGAGGCCATGTTGATGGTCCAAGTGAGGATGCAAAGTTTTcaaatgattttgatttaatttatgctAGAAGTAGTTGCTCTCTTTTGGTGGATGATAGAGGAAATCAAGCAATTAGAGAGATACAACTCAATCAAGATGATTGCATTACTAGTACTACTACTACTAATGATGAATATGAGTATGACAATAGTTTCCCCTTAG GAATAGCTGCTCTTGTTTCTGCTGGATTTTTTGGTTATATGTTAGCATTACTTAAGAGGAGGGTGACGGATATGTTTTCATCTTCAGAT GATTCAAGGGCGCATATAAGAACAAAAGGAACACCATTTGCATCACAACAAAGGCCTCCTCCTAAATCAGTTAGGCCTCCTTTAATCCCAAATGAAGATGAATTTGAGAAACATGATGAAGGTTTCTTTGTTTCTCTTGGAAGGCTTTTAGTGAACTCAAGTTCATCAATGGGGGAAATATTTTTAAGCTTGTTCTTAGGATCCAAAAGAAAACCACTTTCATATCATCAAtaccaacaacatcaacaacaatatcactaTGCAAATAGACAACATTCTAATTCATGGCCAATGCAAGAAAGTTTTGTGATTCCGGACGGAGACGAACCACCTCCTAATATGGAAACAAAAACACCTACACAAAGGAAAACATATCCTTACACAAACAAAGAATTGGAAATGTTGGAAAAAACAAGAGATAACGGTTTCTATGAAACAAATATTTTCCCTCCGCCTGTGCCGATAAATAGACAAACAGAAAGTACAATTTCAAAGCACAATCGTGCATACTTGAACATGTTAGACAAAAGTTATGATCAtgaacaactacaacaacatcatcatcatcatcatcaagaacaacaacaacatcaaaatcatcatcaacaaccacAACATTCGAAGGTGCAAAGTCATTATTCTTCGACTACTCCATCGAGTTACTATGAGAAGAATTGTGAAACAAATGAGATTGTGTTTGGTGCAGTTCAAGAACATGATGGAAGACGTGAGGCTATGGTGATAAAGGCTGTTGATTATGGTGATCCAAAATTTAGCCACCATAATATTCGTCCTAGGTTAAATTATGTTGGTTACTCTCATAATTATTGA
- the LOC25495204 gene encoding uncharacterized protein encodes MSPLPAPITKTTTDNDEDMQETAFRKRGCICFPIPCFSSETSSPSWWERIQIQSPEKNHHHQWWFRGWMKVRELSEIVAGPKWKTFIRRFGKNRNSYVKQGTLNYDPSSYALNFDDGATREDGNFYGYGGFSARYAAVPVTEKSSMDLKKEAPVIT; translated from the coding sequence ATGTCTCCATTACCGGCACCGATAACAAAAACCACCACCGACAACGACGAAGACATGCAGGAAACTGCATTCCGGAAGAGAGGATGCATCTGTTTTCCAATTCCATGTTTCTCATCAGAAACATCATCACCGTCATGGTGGGAACGGATTCAGATACAATCACCGgagaagaatcatcatcatcaatggtGGTTTCGTGGATGGATGAAGGTACGTGAATTGTCAGAGATTGTTGCAGGTCCGAAATGGAAAACGTTCATTCGTCGATTCGGTAAGAATCGGAATAGTTATGTTAAACAAGGTACGTTGAATTATGATCCGTCGAGTTATGCTTTGAATTTCGACGACGGCGCTACCAGAGAAGATGGTAATTTTTACGGTTATGGTGGTTTTTCGGCGAGATATGCAGCGGTTCCGGTGACGGAGAAATCGTCGATGGATTTAAAGAAAGAAGCGCCGGTGATCACGTGA